A genomic region of Dreissena polymorpha isolate Duluth1 chromosome 4, UMN_Dpol_1.0, whole genome shotgun sequence contains the following coding sequences:
- the LOC127880266 gene encoding uncharacterized protein LOC127880266, with amino-acid sequence MAEPAGAMSLQGRMIRGMDRCERRSRPLDRGAEFNGGVGTRDRSRSQQDDVGFKRKKTQGCPVCGLRARSIRHHVEARHFPPVFRREAWENPEKDHVRFRGVICVINSLGLQSFDEAMLFVGRQRLSISEQSCLNDKDQVWLERVSRRFMFYIPPIFHVARVNSRALLFHWRVLAALLKLCSQEVRDDFFAQRFVRRRGVVQVTGSTQATELMQRSGPDCCVAAQATGSTQATELVQGAGSDRSVVMEAQATVSSPEMDLIQRPEPVTCVEKGAQVMALTQVAESVPEPGSLGNECELGDDFEIAPVVQEWISVRNAELTAFDSHFHLDRSYKTTKVGSIEALVGHTVGPMPEVPVRVNGGVAVFCDPPNYPREYPSVTGFGSAVGVHPKAPLRDVKGVVGQVERELRKDGVVALGEIGLDRTVPEREWGRQEEMFVGLLELACPRRPVILHIRGQDTYSCEASALALRLMQKNVSPTQRIHLHCFTGTLDQVLSWSAAFPRCYFSISGLAARFDEVQKSAVRGIPADRLLVETDSPYLRVRSKKDNTPAYVGEVANTVAQIRKETLRGILRTTAENGRRLYNL; translated from the coding sequence ATGGCAGAGCCCGCAGGGGCAATGTCACTTCAAGGTAGGATGATAAGAGGTATGGACCGGTGTGAGAGACGGTCCAGGCCTCTTGATAGAGGGGCAGAGTTTAATGGAGGGGTTGGGACCAGGGATAGATCCCGGTCCCAGCAGGATGATGTGGGTTTTAAGAGGAAAAAGACCCAGGGTTGTCCCGTGTGTGGATTAAGGGCAAGATCGATAAGACACCATGTTGAGGCCCGGCATTTTCCGCCTGTGTTTCGTCGGGAGGCATGGGAGAATCCGGAAAAGGACCATGTGCGGTTTAGAGGGGTAATATGCGTCATCAATAGTCTGGGTCTCCAGAGCTTTGATGAGGCTATGCTTTTCGTGGGCCGCCAGAGGTTATCAATTTCGGAGCAGTCCTGCCTGAACGACAAGGACCAGGTCTGGTTAGAAAGGGTCTCTCGCAGGTTTATGTTTTACATTCCCCCTATATTCCACGTTGCACGGGTAAACTCGCGAGCGCTCCTCTTCCACTGGAGAGTGTTGGCCGCGTTGCTGAAGCTATGCAGCCAAGAGGTAAGAGACGATTTCTTTGCCCAAAGGTTTGTCAGGCGGCGCGGCGTGGTCCAGGTGACTGGGTCGACTCAGGCAACTGAGTTGATGCAGAGATCCGGACCAGATTGTTGTGTAGCGGCCCAGGCTACTGGGTCGACTCAGGCAACTGAGTTGGTGCAGGGAGCTGGATCAGATCGGAGTGTGGTCATGGAGGCTCAGGCGACTGTGTCGAGTCCAGAGATGGATTTGATTCAGAGACCCGAGCCAGTCACTTGTGTAGAAAAAGGGGCCCAGGTGATGGCGTTGACTCAAGTGGCAGAGTCGGTCCCAGAGCCCGGGTCTCTAGGGAATGAGTGTGAATTGGGTGATGACTTTGAAATTGCACCTGTGGTTCAAGAGTGGATTTCGGTTAGGAATGCTGAACTCACCGCGTTCGACAGCCACTTTCACTTGGACCGCAGTTATAAGACGACCAAGGTTGGTTCTATTGAGGCGTTGGTGGGGCATACCGTGGGGCCAATGCCTGAGGTACCAGTGCGGGTAAATGGGGGAGTTGCAGTTTTCTGCGATCCACCCAACTACCCAAGGGAATATCCCAGTGTCACTGGTTTCGGGTCGGCTGTCGGGGTACATCCTAAGGCGCCTCTAAGGGACGTTAAAGGGGTGGTAGGACAGGTGGAGAGAGAGTTGAGGAAGGATGGGGTGGTAGCGCTTGGAGAGATCGGTTTAGACAGAACCGTGCCTGAAAGAGAGTGGGGTAGGCAGGAGGAGATGTTTGTAGGGCTGTTGGAGCTGGCTTGCCCTAGGCGACCAGTTATTTTGCATATTCGGGGGCAGGACACGTACTCTTGTGAGGCTAGTGCCCTTGCCCTCCGACTCATGCAGAAGAACGTTAGTCCGACTCAGCGGATACACCTCCACTGCTTCACGGGAACTCTCGATCAGGTTCTGAGTTGGTCCGCTGCATTTCCCCGTTGCTACTTTAGCATCTCAGGTCTGGCTGCGCGTTTTGATGAGGTGCAAAAGTCAGCTGTGCGAGGGATTCCGGCCGACCGACTCCTAGTTGAGACCGATTCTCCTTACTTGCGAGTCCGAAGTAAGAAAGACAATACTCCGGCGTACGTGGGTGAAGTTGCAAATACGGTGGCCCAGATCCGAAAGGAGACCCTCAGGGGGATATTGCGCACTACTGCTGAGAACGGCAGGCGTCTTTATAACCTGTAG